One genomic region from Cydia amplana chromosome Z, ilCydAmpl1.1, whole genome shotgun sequence encodes:
- the LOC134661305 gene encoding protein takeout-like → MDKLQNILIFAAVLASGTCNTNMFGGRCSRHDPAVDACLLRGFNSLAEHLKGGAPELGIEEDEPIVIDELSIALGGGPDGYRATFKDIHATGVSNMTITNVRSDLETHQFQLTLFGPHISARARYRSSGVLLLVRASGGGDYWGEYEGVKAKVYFRGAPYERDGRTYLRLQQLKLDFSVKDIQMGVENLQNGNAVLQAALNLFINTNAQELLKEMKPELKRDLADKMARFLARILDHIPYDEWILD, encoded by the exons aCATGTTCGGTGGGCGCTGCTCGCGGCACGACCCCGCCGTGGACGCCTGCCTACTACGCGGTTTCAACTCGCTCGCGGAGCACCTGAAGGGCGGCGCACCGGAGCTGGGCATCGAGGAG GACGAGCCGATAGTGATCGACGAGTTATCGATAGCCCTGGGGGGCGGGCCCGACGGCTACCGAGCCACCTTCAAAGACATACATGCCACTGGAGTCTCCAACATGACCATCACTAATGTCAG GTCCGACCTGGAGACTCACCAGTTCCAGCTGACGCTGTTCGGGCCGCACATCAGCGCGCGCGCGCGGTACCGCTCGTCGGGCGTGCTGCTGCTGGTGCGCGCCTCCGGCGGCGGCGACTACTGGGGCGAGTACG AGGGCGTGAAGGCTAAGGTGTACTTCCGCGGGGCGCCGTACGAGCGCGACGGGCGCACCTACCTGCGCCTGCAGCAGCTCAAGCTCGACTTCTCCGTCAAGGACATCCAGATGGGCGTCGAAAACCTGCAGAATGGGAACGCAGTGCTGC AGGCGGCGCTGAACCTGTTCATCAACACGAACGCGCAGGAGCTGCTGAAGGAGATGAAGCCAGAGCTGAAGCGCGACCTGGCCGACAAGATGGCGCGCTTCCTGGCACGGATCCTCGACCACATCCCCTACGACGAGTGGATCCTCGACTGA